A single Pseudodesulfovibrio aespoeensis Aspo-2 DNA region contains:
- a CDS encoding undecaprenyl-diphosphate phosphatase, translating into MASWYVAVILGIVEGLTEFLPVSSTGHLILTSHLLGFTGPKAETFTIVIQLGAILAVLTLYLDRFIGLLRFDPQKNFSGPRGLWLLFLTSLPASLLGLAAHKYIKAYLFSPFTVACALAAGAVMILVVESVDKQEKAATLDEITPWQALGIGLFQCLALWPGFSRSAATIMGGMLLGLRRTVAAEYSFIAAVPIMVAATGYDFLKNYELFVADDLFFLAVGFGVSFIAAWAAIKGFIYLLGRLTLRPFAVYRLTLVPLIFLFL; encoded by the coding sequence ATGGCATCCTGGTATGTGGCGGTCATTCTCGGCATTGTCGAGGGGCTGACCGAGTTTCTCCCGGTCTCCAGCACCGGCCATCTCATCCTGACGAGCCACCTGCTCGGCTTCACCGGGCCAAAGGCCGAGACCTTCACGATCGTCATCCAGCTCGGCGCCATCCTGGCCGTGCTCACCCTCTACCTGGACCGCTTCATCGGCCTGCTCAGGTTTGATCCGCAAAAAAACTTCTCCGGCCCGCGCGGGCTGTGGCTCCTGTTCCTGACCTCCCTGCCCGCCTCCCTTCTGGGGCTGGCAGCCCACAAATACATCAAGGCGTACCTGTTCAGCCCCTTCACCGTGGCCTGCGCCCTGGCCGCGGGCGCGGTCATGATCCTGGTGGTGGAGTCGGTGGACAAGCAGGAAAAGGCCGCGACTCTGGACGAGATCACCCCCTGGCAGGCCCTTGGCATCGGCCTGTTCCAATGCCTTGCCCTGTGGCCCGGATTCTCCAGGTCGGCGGCCACCATCATGGGCGGCATGCTCCTGGGGCTGCGGCGCACCGTTGCCGCCGAATACTCGTTCATCGCCGCCGTGCCCATCATGGTTGCGGCCACGGGCTATGATTTCCTCAAGAACTACGAGCTGTTCGTTGCCGACGACCTGTTTTTCCTGGCCGTGGGCTTCGGGGTTTCCTTCATTGCCGCCTGGGCGGCCATCAAGGGGTTCATCTATCTGCTTGGCCGCCTCACCCTGCGCCCCTTTGCGGTGTACCGGCTGACTCTGGTTCCGCTCATTTTCCTGTTTTTGTAA